From the genome of [Limnothrix rosea] IAM M-220:
ATATTACCTTTTTCAAAGAGGTTAAACACCATAATTGGAATGTTGTTTTCTTTGCATAGGGCGATCGCCGTACCATCCATTACCCTTAGATCATTGGCTAGAACGTGGGTATAGGTCAAGCTTTCGTAGCGTTTTGCCTCAGGATTTTTGGCCGGGTCACTATCATAAATGCCATCCACCTTGGTCGCTTTAAAGATTACTTCCGCATCAATTTCAGCTGCCCGCAGCGCTGCGGTTGTATCAGTCGTAAAAAAGGGATTACCGGAGCCAGCCCCAAAAATCACCACCCGACCCTTCTCTAGATGACGAATAGCACGGCGACGAATGTAGGGTTCTGCCACCTCTTGCATGGCGATCGCCGTTTGTACACGAGTGGGAATTTCAATCTGCTCAAGGGCATCCTGCAAAGTCATCGCATTCATCACCGTGGCAATCATACCGATATAATCAGCATTTGCCCGATCCATCCCCTTCGCCGAAGCCTGGACACCACGAAAAATATTTCCGCCGCCCACAACCACCACCAGCTGCACACCACTTGCCACAACCTCCGCAA
Proteins encoded in this window:
- the pyrH gene encoding UMP kinase; translation: MGYQRVLLKLSGEALMGDLGYGIDPAIVSDIAREIAEVVASGVQLVVVVGGGNIFRGVQASAKGMDRANADYIGMIATVMNAMTLQDALEQIEIPTRVQTAIAMQEVAEPYIRRRAIRHLEKGRVVIFGAGSGNPFFTTDTTAALRAAEIDAEVIFKATKVDGIYDSDPAKNPEAKRYESLTYTHVLANDLRVMDGTAIALCKENNIPIMVFNLFEKGNIVRAVKGEPVGTIVGGFCDVK